In the genome of Aspergillus luchuensis IFO 4308 DNA, chromosome 2, nearly complete sequence, one region contains:
- a CDS encoding GMC family oxidoreductase (CAZy:AA3;~COG:E;~EggNog:ENOG410PFGF;~InterPro:IPR012132,IPR036188,IPR000172,IPR007867;~PFAM:PF05199,PF00732;~antiSMASH:Cluster_2.8;~go_function: GO:0016614 - oxidoreductase activity, acting on CH-OH group of donors [Evidence IEA];~go_function: GO:0050660 - flavin adenine dinucleotide binding [Evidence IEA];~go_process: GO:0055114 - oxidation-reduction process [Evidence IEA]) — MTGLKSYDYIIVGAGIGGLVLASRLTEDANVKVLLIEAGANRMGDPRIETPGFLETMYGNPDFDWDYMSEPQVHVNNRQIAQPRGRVVGGSSTMNFSVIMYPSEANFAAWKSLGNQGWGPEDMAPYLRKFHTYTPPSEETAAFLSLDKYMKQENQGKDGPVPVTLPNVYGPFNQAWDETFGNLGWRTDADPISGRKIGAFTSPLSVDGATGRRGYAGAYYSPKVAERPNLDLLVETMVERVLLTKDADGLATATGVQVKTKGEHSREIVANREVIICAGSLNSPQILELSGIGKRDLLEKHNIPIIVDRPGVGENLQDHCLAAVSFEVADGQISGDITRDPNVVQSLIKLYEETHSGPLAGMPVSMAYLPLMDHDGQLSSEKVEELLTKHLDQHLQDASSSQQQQYALQRKLLQEGRNASAQYMFLPIQVHMNPGKTTMSDVLAKTLPGNYITILVLHNHPFSRGSVHIRSANADDKPIYDPNYLSHPLDIEILARHVQYLDQIAATEPFSGLLKPGSRLPERAIDLNDLEKTKEIVKERLFTCFHPAGSCAMMPAEMGGVVDSRLKVHGTRNLRVVDASVFPLEPAGNIQATTYAMAERAADLIRGL, encoded by the exons ATGACCGGTCTGAAATCCTACGACTACATCATTGTTGGGGCGGGAATTGGTGGGCTGGTGCTCGCCTCCCGCCTTACCGAAGATGCCAATGTGAAGGTGCTTCTTATCGAAGCCGGTGCCAACCGCATGGGGGACCCTCGCATTGAGACTCCCGGTTTCTTGGAGACCATGTATGGCAATCCGGATTTCGATTGGGATTACATGAGTGAGCCGCAG GTGCATGTCAACAACCGCCAAATTGCGCAGCCACGTGGCCGTGTGGTTGGTGGCAGCTCCACCATGAACTTCTCCGTGATCATGTATCCCTCCGAGGCCAATTTCGCCGCATGGAAGTCGCTCGGCAACCAGGGTTGGGGGCCTGAAGATATGGCGCCTTACCTGCGCAAGTTCCACACCTACACTCCACCTTCTGAGGAGACTGCcgcttttctctctctggATAAGTACATGAAGCAGGAGAACCAAGGCAAAGACGGCCCGGTCCCTGTCACCTTGCCTAATGTATATGGTCCCTTCAACCAGGCCTGGGATGAAACCTTCGGCAACCTGGGATGGCGAACCGATGCAGATCCCATCTCGGGCCGCAAAATCGGTGCATTCACTTCTCCCTTGTCTGTCGATGGGGCCACCGGCCGTCGCGGTTACGCTGGTGCCTACTACTCGCCGAAGGTGGCAGAGCGACCGAACctggatctgctggtcgaGACCATGGTGGAACGAGTCTTATTGACCAAGGATGCCGATGGTCTCGCCACTGCGACCGGTGTGCAAGTGAAGACCAAAGGCGAACACAGTCGCGAGATCGTGGCAAATCGCGAGGTGATCATTTGCGCAGGCAGTCTTAACTCGCCTCAGATTCTCGAACTGTCTGGTATTGGAAAACGCGACCTCCTGGAGAAGCACAACATTCCCATCATCGTCGACCGGCCCGGTGTTGGTGAAAACCTCCAGGATCACTGCCTAGCAGCTGTCAGCTTCGAAGTTGCGGATGGACAAATCTCGGGAGATATTACGCGTGATCCCAATGTTGTGCAGTCACTGATTAAGCTCTACGAAGAGACGCACTCCGGCCCTCTTGCGGGAATGCCTGTTAGCATGGCGTATCTTCCCCTGATGGACCATGACGGCCAATTATCAAGCGAGAAGGTGGAAGAGCTCCTGACCAAGCATCTCGATCAGCACTTGCAGGATGCGTCAtcttcccagcagcagcaatacgCTCTCCAACGCAAGCTTCTCCAAGAAGGCCGCAACGCCTCGGCACAATACATGTTCCTCCCCATTCAAGTGCACATGAACCCAGGCAAAACCACAATGTCGGACGTCCTTGCCAAAACCCTTCCCGGAAACTACATCACCATCTTGGTCCTGCATAACCACCCCTTCTCCCGCGGGTCCGTGCACATCCGTTCCGCCAATGCGGACGACAAGCCCATCTACGACCCCAACTACCTGTCCCACCCACTTGACATTGAAATTCTTGCCCGGCACGTCCAATACCTCGACCAGATCGCCGCCACCGAGCCGTTCTCAGGTCTCTTGAAGCCCGGTTCCCGACTTCCCGAACGGGCTATCGACTTGAATGATCtcgagaagaccaaggagatCGTCAAGGAGCGTCTTTTCACTTGCTTCCACCCGGCAGGATCTTGCGCTATGATGCCTGCCGAGATGGGCGGTGTGGTGGACTCCAGGCTGAAGGTTCACGGCACCCGAAACCTGCGCGTCGTGGATGCCAGTGTCTTCCCCTTGGAGCCGGCTGGCAATATCCAGGCTACTACTTATGCCATGGCGGAGCGGGCGGCCGATCTGATTCGTGGGCTTTGA
- a CDS encoding uncharacterized protein (COG:S;~EggNog:ENOG410PV5Q;~TransMembrane:7 (o42-62i74-94o114-139i151-174o194-218i230-252o264-285i);~antiSMASH:Cluster_2.8): protein MNSNLPGQVLTRHSSHDARGHDTGMAIQFYNVFEYPIVRDQLIANTVLVALSTASIGLRFMSRKIRQSKFWWDDAFIVISMLHTYGMLAMQYHYARVGMRHHVTELPAVNTILIFKMLIVYQIVYYNAMVTAKFSYLFFYLRIFVTPGFRMAARVCMGCAGAYWLGSMLQVFLICQPFAKNWNAALPGHCASMNVAFSTIGAFNLVTDLLIMALPVHHIWKLQMSTGTKVALYGIFGVGLFISAITIIRIHVLTTVDFTDLSYSMIWAAFWSVTEPALAITNACVPMMRPVFKAAFPGIFSSAKNAYSSQTGAQSGASGSAFKRMRDTESEMPLTHLVPTKSGSRGVEYEASLNDRSQDEHVPRSVIGESER, encoded by the exons ATGAATTCCAACTTGCCTGGTCAAGTTCTCACCCGTCACAGCTCCCATGATGCCCGGGGGCACGACACCGGCATGGCGATTCAGTTCTACAATGTTTTTGAGTACCCCATTGTGCGCGACCAGCTGATCGCCAATACCGTGCTGGTGGCACTGAGCACAGCGTCAATCGGGCTCCGGTTCATGTCGCGCAAGATCAGACAGAGCAAATTTTGGTGGGACGACGCATTCATTGTGATTTCTATG CTGCATACCTATGGTATGCTCGCCATGCAGTACCACTATGCACGGGTCGGCATGCGACACCATGTCACCGAGCTTCCTGCCGTGAATACCATCTTGATCTTTAAG ATGCTTATCGTGTACCAAATCGTCTATTACAACGCCATGGTCACCGCCAAATTCTCCTACTTATTCTTCTATCTTCGAATTTTTGTGACGCCTGGATTTCGCATGGCTGCTAGAGTGTGCATGGGCTGCGCGGGGGCCTACTGGCTCGGAAGTATGCTTCAGGTCTTCCTCATCTGTCAACCCTTTGCGAAAAACTGGAACGCTGCTTTGCCAGGTCATTGCGCTAGCATGAACGTCGCCTTTTCGACCATTGGCGCCTTCAATCTCGTGACAGACCTCCTAATTATGGCTCTACCGGTTCACCATATCTGGAAACTGCAGATGTCGACCGGGACGAAAGTAGCTCTGTACGGTATATTTGGCGTAGGCTTGTT CATCTCGGCTATCACGATCATCCGTATCCACGTCCTCACCACCGTTGACTTCACCGATCTTTCGTACAGCATGATCTGGGCCGCCTTCTGGAGTGTCACAGAACCTGCACTAGCAATTACCAATGCCTGTGTGCCCATGATGCGTCCTGTATTTAAGGCAGCATTCCCAGGTATATTCTCATCTGCGAAAAATGCCTACTCGTCGCAAACTGGAGCTCAGTCCGGTGCTTCGGGTTCGGCGTTCAAACGGATGCGGGATACTGAGAGTGAGATGCCTCTTACGCACCTGGTACCCACCAAGAGTGGAAGCCGTGGTGTGGAATACGAGGCGTCACTGAATGACCGTTCGCAAGATGAGCATGTGCCTAGGAGCGTGATTGGGGAGTCGGAGCGGTAG
- a CDS encoding uncharacterized protein (COG:S;~EggNog:ENOG410PVBU;~InterPro:IPR001810,IPR036047;~antiSMASH:Cluster_2.8;~go_function: GO:0005515 - protein binding [Evidence IEA]) produces the protein MPPKLICPLCETFLEQDWERNHQGPWRWRTRPWFTEVRGLYAVDGDLDQIAVTGVGVIRHDNILHASIDPDKAYFEVEDFNALNLWAIRDFSTTWWCFAFHDSCWNFLLQRLRLGDAFIDVATIVRSVFFQLHNSPAPKPPGPHDSRWLYKTADPNAFPKLEVLETVREGVYAEMHYGRDTTQSEDMALESDSEHSSSYDTGAQANWNESGAGIFRMLPEETIYEVLTYLDIRDVLKLRLTCRYLSWLASNKQLPPSFWRSRFMLGQEFYYIFPDLDSPRNWFRLYSAMKAFSYRPSQALAHRKEICELLEPIASLVELEPTKRNGGQGFSYSLVKSQRNVPVLVNIAISRRGNHHAKVMTFFSGHVAAPEGDYPVQDQCELLYRKAQLFVALRDCRPLRVGISTVEFGSNQFISGIKLFPSSDGSEISQSIGYPNPDTENWIEIPRYKRIRAFEVLFSSEGLKAIRILYTGSRESAWVGQPNVKKLARGLLLVPSGKVPYYLLAGLDRFKIVALGFGEMTEPGERGSRPPRSSAAVTRYSRVASHLWMPPVPLYGSSIISPLLPCRPSGPFNPLLHFDFGFRGGSGLEKLICLEFHMRFYRHPLVGMVAHYSDDKVLSCGVVGENVMSLPMNGPKGERVTQIRILRDNRYHNRAVRLVGLEVSTNYGRTATFAPLVHHLNASARMIPGVPTGHTITGLVAQPAAYRKYFDQLRIHSQKCDAPPAIPDNLNAECHRVPEDQVQYDLMLRQDSGEKDDMKYYQTYASLNGVRKITASTGDRGYFRSKHWITGLKFEYFNHPTPSVVGQWIRPLSNAVLRLSPGEEIRSITVWVGLDAWISQSPESSTGNIAAIWINTGVSRATFATQLFHSGAAIQSQYLSDTDEELTAISWVVSADSDRVRAVISPYRDQRPRTLEPTPSPPYDRVRKLYFEGQEGYARRKKIVQATAYIYDRQLCGLKFTYSSTHQSAVGDIRDCMSRQSLNFFKDDAIIGFSTKISGTALVEIQFEVKQKRTVRCLSLRDPDREPFEYDRHRYWGDTPANLETATDISEQRRIEKISGTPADSRLTGIFVHCDCLSAIGAIYEPTSSR, from the exons ATGCCGCCCAAACTGATCTGCCCACTGTGTGAGACCTTTCTCGAGCAGGACTGGGAGCGAAACCATCAAGGGCCTTGGCGTTGGAGGACTCGTCCTTGGTTCACAGAAGTCCGGGGTCTTTATGCAGTCGACGGTGATTTGGACCAAATCGCAGTCACTGGGGTCGGCGTAATACGCCACGACAATATTCTTCACGCATCAATCGACCCGGACAAAGCCTATTTCGAGGTGGAAGACTTCAATGCTCTTAACTTATGGGCGATCCGCGACTTTTCGACAACTTGGTGGTGTTTTGCATTTCACGATTCATGTTGGAACTTCCTTCTACAGAGGCTTCGCCTAGGTGATGCCTTCATAGATGTTGCAACCATTGTGAGGTCAGTCTTCTTCCAACTGCACAACAGTCCTGCTCCCAAACCTCCCGGTCCGCACGATAGTAGGTGGTTATATAAAACCGCTGACCCGAATGCATTTCCCAAATTGGAAGTATTGGAAACAGTAAGGGAAGGTGTGTATGCAGAAATGCATTATGGACGGGACACCACTCAGTCAGAGGATATGGCGCTGGAAAGTGACAGCGAGCATTCTTCAAGTTATGACACCGGGGCACAAGCAAATTGGAATGAGTCCGGGGCCGGTATTTTTAGAATGCTTCCAGAGGAAACGATATATGAGGTCCTTACCTATCTGGACATCCGCGATGTCCTCAAACTAAGACTCACATGCCGATATCTGAGTTGGCTGGCGAGTAACAAACAGCTTCCTCCGTCCTTCTGGCGGAGTAGATTTATGCTTGGCCAGgagttttattatattttcccCGACCTCGATAGCCCACGGAATTGGTTCAGGCTCTACTCCGCTATGAAGGCATTTTCATATCGCCCATCGCAAGCCCTAGCCCATAGAAAAGAAATCTGCGAGCTATTGGAGCCTATTGCATCTCTTGTCGAATTAGAGCCAACTAAACGAAATGGTGGGCAAGGTTTCAGCTATTCTCTGGTGAAATCTCAACGCAATGTTCCTGTCTTAGTGAATATAGCGATCTCAAGGAGAGGCAATCACCACGCAAAAGTCATGACCTTTTTCTCTGGCCATGTAGCAGCTCCCGAGGGAGATTATCCTGTCCAAGATCAATGCGAATTACTTTATCGAAAGGCACAATTGTTCGTGGCTCTGCGGGATTGTCGTCCACTCCGGGTTGGTATCTCGACTGTCGAATTTGGTTCAAACCAATTCATATCCGGTATCAAACTGTTCCCCTCGAGCGATGGAAGCGaaatcagtcaatcaattgGATACCCCAACCCAGATACCGAGAATTGGATTGAAATACCCAGGTACAAACGCATTAGGGCTTTCGAGGTACTGTTCTCTTCGGAAGGGCTCAAGGCTATCCGTATACTATACACTGGTTCGAGAGAGTCTGCCTGGGTTGGCCAGCCTAACGTCAAGAAGCTAGCTCGCGGCCTATTGTTGGTTCCAAGTGGAAAGGTGCCGTACTATTTACTAGCAGGCCTCGATCGATTCAAGATTGTTGCACTTGGGTTTGGCGAAATGACCGAACCGGGTGAGCGTGGTTCGAGACCACCCCGTTCTTCCGCGGCTGTAACGCGCTATTCACGTGTGGCATCTCATCTCTGGATGCCACCTGTTCCACTATACGGGAGTTCAATCATAAGCCCCTTGCTCCCATGCAGGCCCTCTGGACCCTTCAATCCATTGTTGCATTTTGACTTTGGCTTCCGTGGGGGTAGCGGTCTCGAGAAGTTGATATGTCTTGAATTCCATATGAGATTCTACCGCCATCCACTTGTTGGAATGGTCGCACACTACTCTGACGACAAAGTTTTGAGTTGTGGCGTTGTTGGTGAGAACGTCATGTCACTTCCCATGAATGGCCCGAAAGGAGAGCGTGTCACGCAAATAAGGATTCTGAGGGATAACCGCTATCACAACCGAGCCGTTCGCTTGGTCGGGCTTGAG GTCTCGACCAACTATGGACGAACTGCCACTTTTGCCCCCCTCGTCCATCATCTCAATGCATCCGCCCGAATGATACCAGGTGTGCCCACGGGACATACCATCACAGGACTCGTTGCTCAGCCAGCC GCATACAGAAAGTATTTCGATCAACTTCGAATTCATTCTCAAAAATGCGATGCCCCACCCGCCATTCCGGACAATTTGAACGCTGAATGCCATCGGGTCCCGGAAGATCAGGTACAATATGATTTGATGTTGCGCCAAGATAGTGGCGAGAAGGACGATATGAAATACTACCAAACCTATGCATCACTCAATGGAGTTCGCAAAATCACCGCCTCTACGGGTGATAGGGGCTATTTCCGCTCTAAACATTGGATCACTGGTTTGAAATTCGAGTATTTCAACCACCCCACTCCAAGCGTTGTTGGGCAGTGGATTCGTCCACTAAGCAATGCAGTCCTTAGACTGTCTCCAGGTGAGGAAATCAGATCGATTACTGTATGGGTTGGCCTGGATGCTTGGATTTCCCAGTCTCCTGAGTCGAGTACAGGCAACATTGCAGCTATATGGATCAACACAGGGGTGAGCAGAGCGACGTTTGCTACTCAATTATTTCACTCCGGCGCAGCCATACAGTCTCAATATCTGAGTGACACTGACGAAGAGCTGACGGCTATCTCATGGGTAGTCAGCGCGGATTCGGATCGGGTCCGCGCAGTCATCTCCCCATACAGAGATCAGAGACCTCGAACACTCGAACCAACTCCCTCTCCGCCATATGATCGGGTAAGGAAGCTTTACTTTGAGGGTCAAGAAGGCTATGCCCGGCGAAAGAAGATAGTCCAGGCAACAGCCTATATATACGACAGGCAGTTATGTGGACTGAAGTTTACCTATTCGTCAACCCATCAATCTGCCGTTGGTGATATACGTGACTGCATGTCACGTCAAAGTCTTAATTTTTTCAAAGATGATGCTATCATCGGCTTCTCAACCAAGATATCTGGCACTGCACTAGTGGAAATCCAGTTTGAGGTTAAACAGAAGAGAACGGTTCGATGTCTCAGCCTCAGAGACCCCGACCGTGAGCCCTTCGAGTATGACCGGCATCGTTACTGGGGAGATACACCAGCCAACCTTGAGACTGCAACTGACATCTCCGAGCAGCGACGAATTGAAAAGATTTCTGGAACACCCGCTGATTCCAGGCTTACTGGAATCTTTGTGCATTGTGACTGCTTGTCTGCGATCGGCGCCATATATGAACCTACATCTTCGCGGTGA
- a CDS encoding uncharacterized protein (COG:O;~EggNog:ENOG410PU84;~InterPro:IPR011118,IPR029058;~PFAM:PF07519;~SECRETED:SignalP(1-19);~antiSMASH:Cluster_2.8) → MRAALGVLAGATTIALSQAASLADVCTTSHAKSSLPSSDEIEGLEIDTSSITASAVYNASTSGSYFFPAASYSYCNVTLSYTRPGLDTPLLLELWLPAPEDYQNRWLSTGGGGFAINSGTSSLPGGVMYGAAAGITDGGFGGFDTEFDAVFLEANGTINYEALYSFGYLAHHELTIVGKAFSRNFYSLGDSKIYAYYQGCSEGGREGWSQVQRYADQWDGAVIGAPAFRYGQQQVNHLYPDVVEHTLGYYPPTCELEKIVNLTIAACDALDGRVDGVVARTDLCKLHFNVNSTVGAPYSCPASTTTTVLKKRTSMSNTTPAQNGTVSAIGAAAASKMLDGLRTLDGRRAYIWYQPSSTFDDAQTQYNYDTGKWELDITSLGGEWVARFLELRDADNLSSLDNVTYDTLKEWMELGWQRYEDSLQTTWPDLTPFQSAGGKIIHVHGESDPSIPTGSSVHYHESVRQIMYPGMSFNESSQALNEWNRLYLIPGAAHCASSTTQPNGPFPQTTLETLIQWVEGGVFPTRLNATVLAGERKGEQQRLCAWPLRPLWKNNGTVMDCVFDEESYKTWVYDFDAYKLPLY, encoded by the coding sequence ATGAGAGCTGCTCTCGGGGTCCTAGCCGGGGCCACGACTATTGCCCTGTCCCAGGCAGCCAGTTTGGCGGATGTCTGTACCACCAGCCATGCAAAGTCGTCCCTGCCCAGCAGTGATGAAATTGAAGGTCTCGAGATCGACACTTCATCCATCACCGCCAGTGCTGTCTACAATGCTTCCACATCGGGTAGCTACTTCTTCCCTGCCGCCTCCTACAGCTACTGCAACGTGACCCTCTCGTACACCCGGCCGGGTCTGGATACTCCCCTGCTGTTGGAGCTCTGGTTGCCCGCTCCCGAGGACTATCAGAATCGGTGGCTGTCCACGGGCGGTGGAGGCTTCGCTATCAACTCCGGCACCAGCTCCCTTCCCGGTGGTGTGATGTATGGAGCTGCTGCAGGTATCACGGATGGTGGTTTTGGAGGGTTTGATACCGAATTTGATGCCGTTTTCCTCGAAGCCAACGGTACCATCAACTACGAGGCCTTGTATTCTTTTGGCTACCTCGCTCATCACGAACTTACAATCGTCGGAAAAGCCTTCAGCCGCAACTTCTACAGTCTGGGTGACTCCAAGATCTACGCCTACTACCAAGGTTGCTCAGAGGGTGGCCGCGAAGGTTGGAGCCAGGTGCAACGCTATGCGGACCAGTGGGATGGAGCCGTTATCGGTGCCCCTGCATTCCGGTACGGCCAACAACAAGTGAACCACCTCTACCCTGACGTGGTTGAGCACACTCTGGGCTACTACCCTCCTACCTGTGAACTGGAAAAGATCGTCAACTTGACCATTGCGGCCTGCGATGCCTTGGATGGCCGTGTCGATGGCGTGGTGGCTCGTACCGATCTGTGCAAGTTGCACTTCAACGTCAACTCGACCGTTGGTGCTCCTTACTCCTGCCCggcatccaccaccactacagtCCTCAAGAAGCGCACTTCGAtgtccaacaccacccctGCGCAGAATGGTACTGTTTCTGCTATCGGAGCTGCTGCAGCCAGCAAGATGCTCGACGGGCTCCGCACCCTGGACGGCCGCCGCGCTTACATCTGGTACCAACCCTCGTCCACCTTCGACGACGCCCAGACCCAATACAACTACGACACCGGAAAGTGGGAGTTGGATATCACCTCCCTGGGCGGTGAGTGGGTGGCCCGCTTCCTGGAGCTGCGCGATGCAGACAACCTCTCCAGCCTGGATAACGTCACGTACGATACCCtgaaggagtggatggagctCGGATGGCAGCGCTACGAGGACAGTCTCCAGACCACCTGGCCCGACTTGACACCCTTCCAATCAGCGGGAGGAAAGATCATCCATGTGCATGGCGAGTCCGACCCTAGTATCCCGACCGGTTCGTCCGTGCACTACCACGAATCTGTCCGCCAGATCATGTATCCCGGCATGTCGTTCAACGAGAGCTCCCAGGCTTTGAATGAGTGGAACAGATTGTATCTGATCCCTGGTGCGGCGCACTGCGCGTCGAGCACTACCCAACCTAACGGCCCGTTCCCACAGACCACCCTCGAGACGCTCATCCAGtgggttgagggaggcgTCTTCCCAACCCGCTTGAATGCCACCGTGCTGGCAGGTGAGCGGAAGGGTGAGCAGCAGCGGTTATGCGCGTGGCCCTTGCGCCCCTTGTGGAAGAACAATGGCACCGTTATGGACTGTGTGTTTGATGAGGAGTCCTACAAGACATGGGTGTATGATTTTGATGCGTACAAGCTGCCCCTGTACTAG
- a CDS encoding uncharacterized protein (COG:I,J,T;~EggNog:ENOG410PH99;~InterPro:IPR023631,IPR036928,IPR020556;~PFAM:PF01425;~SMCOG1105:amidase;~antiSMASH:Cluster_2.8) → MISVRISYPKPERITNAFLPNFVEQWETIVQQKQADAAAKIPQAWRLPAEFTENVSETTPTNVLDVPRKCGLLSAKQLEITENYEATALLEQIHSGKYTAVEVAEAFCLRAAIAQQVTRCLTETFFDLALERAKELDEYFQSTGKVRGPLHGLPISLKDCFNVAGVPSTIGFTAFVAHGPAKSNSSVVQILLDLGAVLYVKTNIPQTMMAADSHNYVFGRTLNPNRTSLSAGGSSGGEGALIAMRGSILGVGTDIAGSIRIPAIFDGTFALRPSIHRIPYGGQTGSGRKGLAGIRPCAGPLATSVRDLGLFMKLVVDADPWQYDSSTIFSTWRTAPPKETLRLGFILEDPHFPVHPPILNTLTRAVDALKAAGHEVINLTTPSLKDALLLGFRTFAMDPARTAFSHITKSGEPRIPALTTTDLPSADLPYEWAPHTLESLYDLNVQRETICEQFRQLIVQNKIDAIIMPGYQGTAVAHDAVGWVPYTVLANVLDYPATIIPYRKANKVDDAKYVRDVTYRPPYVADDVEGAPCCVQLMGRTMHEEELLRDTATIANVLGK, encoded by the exons ATGATATCAGTTCGGATATCTTACCCGAAACCCGAGCGCATCACCAATGCCTTTCTTCCCAACTTCG TCGAACAGTGGGAGACAATTGTGCAACAGAAGCAGGCCGACGCAGCCGCAAAGATCCCCCAGGCATGGCGGCTCCCGGCTGAGTTTACGGAGAATGTGTCCGAAACAACCCCGACCAATGTGCTCGATGTGCCTCGCAAATGTGGTTTGTTGTCCGCGAAACAATTGGAAATTACTGAGAACTATGAGGCCACGGCCTTGCTCGAGCAGATTCACTCCGGAAAGTATACCGCCGTTGAAGTCGCCGAGGCGTTTTGCCTTCGAGCGGCCATCGCACAGCAAGTG ACGCGCTGCTTAACAGAAACCTTTTTTGATCTTGCTTTGGAGCGAGCAAAGGAGCTGGACGAGTACTTCCAGTCCACAGGGAAGGTCCGCGGACCGCTGCATGGTTTGCCCATTAGTCTTAAG GACTGCTTCAATGTCGCAGGAGTTCCAAGCACTATCGGCTTCACTGCCTTCGTCGCACATGGTCCCGCTAAGAGCAATTCTTCCGTCGTCCAGATTCTCCTGGACTTGGGCGCGGTGCTCTATGTGAAGACCAACATCCCACAGACAATGATG GCTGCCGACTCTCACAACTACGTCTTCGGCCGCACCCTAAATCCCAACCGAACCAGCCTCAGCGCCGGCGGATCATCAGGTGGTGAAGGTGCTCTAATCGCCATGCGCGGCTCAATCCTAGGTGTAGGAACCGACATTGCTGGCTCCATCCGCATCCCCGCAATCTTCGACGGTACCTTCGCCCTACGCCCATCGATCCACCGCATCCCGTACGGAGGCCAGACAGGCTCCGGCCGCAAGGGTCTCGCGGGCATCCGACCCTGCGCCGGCCCACTAGCGACCTCAGTGCGCGACCTCGGTCTATTCATGAAACTAGTCGTGGATGCCGACCCCTGGCAATACGACTCCTCGACCATATTCAGCACCTGGCGTACCGCTCCCCCGAAAGAGACCCTCCGACTCGGCTTCATCCTCGAAGATCCCCACTTCCCCGTGCACCCTCCCATTCTCAACACCCTAACCCGCGCAGTCGACGCCCTGAAAGCCGCCGGCCACGAAGTCATCAACCTAACCACCCCTTCCCTCAAAGAtgccctccttctcggcTTCCGAACCTTCGCCATGGACCCGGCACGAACCGCCTTCAGCCACATCACCAAGAGCGGCGAGCCACGCATCCCTGCTCTGACAACTACCGACCTACCGAGTGCTGATTTGCCATATGAATGGGCCCCACATACGCTGGAATCTCTCTACGATTTGAACGTGCAGCGGGAGACAATCTGCGAGCAGTTCCGACAGCTGATTGTCCAGAACAAGATCGACGCGATCATTATGCCAGGATATCAGGGCACTGCGGTCGCACATGATGCAGTGGGATGGGTGCCGTACACTGTTCTCGCTAATGTTTTGGAT TATCCGGCTACGATTATTCCGTACAGAAAGGCGAACAAGGTTGATGACGCCAAGTATGTCAGGGATGTGACATACCGACCTCCTT ATGTCGCAGACGATGTCGAGGGGGCGCCGTGCTGTGTGCAGCTTATGGGCAGGACAATGCACGAGGAGGAGCTCTTGCGGGATACTGCGACCATTGCCAATGTTTTGGGGAAATAA
- a CDS encoding uncharacterized protein (COG:S;~EggNog:ENOG410PW0E;~SECRETED:SignalP(1-21);~antiSMASH:Cluster_2.9), whose product MRVVAIVIALVSLGVLTAAQAVRRGSPDEFTALGCPDTTKLEASQAEQLAAWDDFTNLLYTEKRLTDAFTKYVATGYINHSPLVTGNGIDTTLGELSAIVPNVDSQLQRAFVGWDKDGTAYGTAHTKVIGNATMGIPNSALVDMIRMVGTCLVEHYDVQQAVDGTAPNPIAFF is encoded by the coding sequence ATGCGCGTGGTTGCTATTGTCATTGCGCTCGTCTCCCTTGGTGTCCTGACAGCCGCCCAGGCCGTCCGGCGCGGAAGCCCCGATGAATTCACTGCCCTCGGCTGCCCCGACACCACCAAGCTGGAGGCCTCCCAGGCCGAACAGCTGGCCGCCTGGGACGACTTCACCAACTTGCTCTACACAGAGAAGCGCCTCACCGACGCCTTCACGAAATATGTCGCAACCGGCTACATCAATCATTCGCCTCTGGTGACTGGAAATGGCATCGACACTACTCTGGGCGAGTTGTCCGCTATTGTCCCCAATGTGGACTCTCAGTTACAGCGTGCGTTTGTCGGATGGGATAAGGACGGCACTGCATATGGAACTGCTCATACCAAAGTCATTGGTAATGCGACCATGGGGATCCCCAATTCGGCCCTGGTGGACATGATCCGCATGGTGGGGACGTGCTTGGTGGAACATTACGACGTGCAGCAAGCTGTGGATGGCACTGCGCCGAATCCCATCGCGTTCTTCTAA